The nucleotide sequence AACAAATAGTAGCTGAAGATAGTATCAGCAGCTACTAAGTATCAGCAAACTTGAAACAAATGTTGCAAACAGCAACCACAACATATGCATGCAGATTCAGACCAGAAAGCAATGTGCTGTTGCATGTCTCCAAGTGCCACATATGTGCTGTGTCTATCACATGCATAGTCACATAGCTTATCGTACGTATACGAGCACAGCACTAGCATGAACAACATGGTGCCAGTGCCCAAGCTAATGGCACAGGCCAATAAAACCAGCATGAAAACCTTGAGCATatcaaataaacaaataaaacaaaCATTAAGATGAAAAGAAGCTGCACAATGGATTTGGATCAGCTGGACCTAACTCAAAACTCCTTCAAACTTTTGGTTCAGATCCAGATTAATAGTTTCAAAAGCAACTAATGGtgttctattatttttatataattatatctgTTAATGTTCAATTAAAAACCACCAAGTCCAATATGAATCAGCTGAACAGGCAAAACCTGTCAATAGTCCATAAAACCACAACTACCAAAACCAAAGGACCTGCAAGATTGCTGATACCAACACTTCCAACTGGTTAAAAAACATAATTGGAATATAAATTGATACTTAGGCTTGGCATTTTTGTGGCAAGCAGAATAAAAGTTGGTTATTGCGCCTTGTTGATCTGCAAAAATTCAACCTAAGAGACTCACCTACTTATACTGCTTTTACGTTTTAACAATTCAAACTCTCAGTCTTATTGCCAGTTTCTACCATGATCTTCATTAGCAACCAATCTAAAGGTGCACATTCCCCTAGAAAACCAAATAGGTCAAGAACTATACAGAAACAAAGatcattttacaaaaaaaaagtgATCTTATTCTGTTCACACATCTCAAACTTCCACCCtctgaaaacaaaaataaataaatagaaacacagacaacaaaaagaaaatcaaaaaagaaaaaaagaagaaaaaatacttGTTTACTGAGAAGTGAAATCCTATTCTTTCCAGTTTCTCATTTGTCATATAAAAATATCTAAGGTAAAGGTATCTTTATTTAATTACTAAGAGTATGGATGCTTTGCACAGAATTTAGTGTCTGTCCCATCCATCATCCCCCGAACTACTCATCCAATCCTTTTCCATAATCTCAAGTTGCCACTTTTCTTTAACATAACATGTTGTTCAGGTAACAACTATGGAGTCCAAGTCAACACGACACAGGTGACAGAACAAGATATGTGTCAGCCCAACTTGGTCAGATTGAATTAGCAAACATGATGTGAGTGGTTTACCCCAAGGGTTTTATTGAACATCTCATGCTCAAAATACAACTCAATCACCACTTAACAATTCAGATTCTTAAGATCCATTAAGAAAGTACACATTAGGCATTTACTTTAAGTTATACTCGTCTCAATTATAGGCATGTGACGTACTGGGCAGTTGACATAACATATGATGCAAGCACTATGCTAGACCTCAGAGAAAATGAAACACAATCTTTCAAGATGTCCAAAAAAAGTACAATGAAAcaatgctaaaaaaaaaaaagacattatGTTCTTACTTTCAATAAAAAACCAATTGCTTGTCTGAAATTGGTCACCAGAAAAACATCGGTCTTACATTTTTAGTCTATAAAAATGACTACAATTAAAGACTTAAGTCCATCATCTTATTTAGACTTCGGTGCAGCATCTATATTCCATAACATACTTGGCTTCTGAAATTCTCTTTGAATTCTTAGATGTAAGAAACAAATAATCAGAACAGTGTTTGACTCTGCATATTGAACAACTTCTCCCCGTATTTATTTAAACAAAACCTCCGAAACTTCTGTTCTTTCCGATATGCCATCATTCCCATCTAAGAAGAATTGCAGCCAATAAATTGCATGTATGCAGCAAAAACATGAAACCACGATAAGTATATACATTCAGTTCAGCATTTAAATACTTGCCAAATGGTAAGCATCACCATTTTGTTGTGAGTTAAActtagcaacaaaaaaaaaaaccaactgTGTAGATCCCAAATTCTTCATTCATATCAAATCTTGTGCCTCGCATATCAAAAATGCATATGAGCACACAAATCTTTGGGCTAAAAATCTTGTGTTCATTTTCCATGATGCAAGtatttcataataaatctttcaaAATGTGTCTTACACAATAATATGTAGCCACACACCCATTCCATTTGATTTCATTAACAAGCTGTTTAAAAAATCTTGCATTTAAAGTTAAGCTCAAGAATTTCACCTTGCTCATTCAGTTGTTGTGTCTGGCACAAGTTATAAGTTACCAACAATTTATAACTCAAGTGCCAAACTAAATCCTCCATTAATGGTTCACAAAGTTCCCTATGTAACTAATGTTTCCTAGGTGAATCAATACTTTACTGCATATATGCATGTTTAATGCCAACTTTTTAAATGTTACTTCATGTCATGCACAACTACATTACCGAGTGCCAAAGTTCATGCAGTAAAGTCATCAGATGTGCATCTGAATTATCTCTAATTGGGGTTCCAGTCCAAAGCAACTTCACAAAAGTATATAAGCAGTGATCCATATGTCAGCCACTATTTTCATCTATGTTATTCAcatacaccaaccaagtccagaaGCTTAGATATCATTCCATCTGAAGATCCTCCAACAATGAGAAGATAAACAAATAACCACGAAAGAGAACTAATTTTAGGCATTATCTTCTTGAGATCAAATTCTGTGGCATAGAGCTAACAGAAATAATTACCTAGGACCAACACAACCCTAAGAAGAAGATTCACCTGGAAGGATCACCATGAGCTGCTAGCCATGGTTCCACAGTGGAAGCCCCAAATGTATCAACGATCTGGGATCTCCTCACCTCTCCAACCCCTAATCCCCTGGCAGTCCCCATCGACATCCTACATTCCACTAATTTTGCCTGCTTCCCCAACCAATACAGCACCTTCAACCCATCCTCAAATGCAGCAGGATACCGACTCTCTGGCGCCAGCCTATACCCAACCGAAATCACTACGGCATCGCACAACTTAGCGATCCGTCTGCAGAAGAAATCATTCGCGGTCGAAGTATTGCTCCCGGCAATGAACCCGCCTCCATGAAACTGGACGACGATGGGCAACTTCTTCGATCTGCCAGTCCGATGACGCGCATCCACGACAGAGGGCAGGTATCCCCTGTAGGTCCCCGTGGCGGCAGTCTCAGCCGCAGCGGCTCCATTGCCGTTCTGGGATCCGGGGCCGTCATAGCTGCTGCGGCGGGTATGGTCGGGCGGGGGGGTGGCACAGGCGCCGCCGTAGCTGTTGCGGCGGTCCTGATCAGGGGCTTGGCGTGGCTTGGTGCCAACGCGGTCGAGGGCGGGGTCCGGGAGGAAGATGCGGATGGAGAGGGCGGTGAGGGGGTCGATGTGAATGTCCTTGGTGGCGACCCCGTCGGGGCCGAAGGAGGGGTTGGCCGGGGCGGTGGACTCCTCCGGGCGGGAGATGACGCCAAAGGGGCTCGCCGCGTCCTCCATCTGCAGGCGCTGCTGCAGCTTGTGCTTCAGGAGGAGCTTGAAGAACACGCTGTAGAGCTTCACCGCCACGCTCggcatcactctctctctctctctctctctcttatcgcAGAGATCTGCTGTGAGGCGATCCTTTCCGGATGTGTGTCGGTGGGTGATTTGGGGGTTGGCAACCGTGAGATGTTTGCCTCAATCTACAGGAAGAAGGAAAAGGACTTGCTGCGAGATAAATAGAGCGGGCCTGTCGCTGCGATTTTTACATCGGCCATTGGCTGTCACGTACCTGAAGGGGTTAAGGTATGTGGGCCCAGTGACGGCTGCTGCAACAGAGTCACTACTTGGACTGCTGGAAGAAGTGCATTCACTTAATAACATATAAATATCTGAATCAgatttatattatgaaatatataattaagttaaaaagataaaaatataattcttaGTGCGCAGattttttataattgaataagatatatataatataactaattggattctgataAAATATATTTACCAATAAAAAGAAGTATACTTAAAGTATGattatttaggagataaccttgatgggaggaactctcataattaCTTATTATAGACCCTTTGCTCTTGTCTatttcgcctataaatagacaggacgagATTGAAgacaagaagaacaagaaaatagagAGGTTATCTTGAGGGATTATAGTCTttttaggaagagaggagaaagatcTAGTTCTTTTTACAGATTCACAGCGATCTTTGATTAAAGACAATGCCTTTGCAGATCAAACAAAGATTTGTATTTAATACaatatattacagattttatgcttaaaattggtatcagagcctaggttcttgagattaaatatattagatctattattttgttTACGATGCATAAATAATACCTATTCTCTAATGATCGTGAAGCTACAATAGTCGTCGTTGACCTTGCTGCGTACAACTAGTGATTCTGCTACACTAGGCACACCGCATCCATGCGAAGGCCACACACGAGCAGAACCCGCGTCCATGCGGTGGCCACATGAGGGTAGACAATTGCATTAGGTAGCGGCCATGCGTTGGCGGCAACCGCGGCCAGTCGTGTGTAGGTGTCGGCAACCCCGCCCAGGTGGCAGCCACGCGCAAGTAGGAACCGTTGTAGCGATCACACACAAGCAAAGGCGACCCCAAGGTGGCAGCCAGCGCGGGCAAGAACCATCGCAACTACTGTGCGCTAGCAGAGGCGGCCCCATGGCGGTAACGCCGcgcgcgggcaggaaccgccgcagcaGTTGTGCGCGGGCAATGATAGTGCTGCACTCACAGGTGTCTGCAATCGCGCACGGTCAATGGCAACGCTGCATGCAagttagggttttggcatatttatgGTTTTGCCCTCGAGGTagttttatcaaattataattctaccctttataattttataattctaatTTATGTCCTGTCAAAtctttatagttttacccttatgaatttgagaattctaatttatattctcaattgtaaaattgataaatatgattcattatcattatgattaaatttaatcatgattatattttgattatttgattggaattaatctttgactaaaaaatatataaattatgatttagttttattgttttctcatatgaattattgattatattttttacctatggtaaataaaatctaattattgtttttggaTATTCATTTCattatgatttatatgttatcattattattatatgtgttttttttgttgattaatttttaataattattatgattgttattttattattgaactatttagtataaattaaattgaagaaaaattgatgaatattatttgtaactcatattCCTAAGTTTTATTATTTGACTTGTAGCTGTCAAAATGGTGGGATGATAAGCTTTTgtgatgtgaattacaataaattttttttatcatttatatgatattttaaattatattttatattattgtattagtcttgtagccaccaaagtgacctagactaataatttataaaataatattatggaattggtcctaaatgatattaaagaaataatatttacAATGGTACacataattaagagatttagataatcccaaaggagaatctacttcaaataattatgtgatagagtaggatgatactgttttggatatccttatagtttaTGGTTGTATACACAAAGGTAATAACACTATTTCACAAGAATGGTATCAGTCTTCCATGAtctttgagtgaacactagatatgtcaatatttcacccaaaagtgtaatatagatgatatcaatagtttatcaaattaaaaaaaaaaactcaaagcattgatgttattttatattttgcagtggtacttctgTCTATACATTGATATGCTTCTAATGTCCCTATACTCTCTACATCAAATTATTCAAAatagttagagcatgtgcaatttacaCTAGGTGTactagatcttgatttagcattacttgttaaaaagcctacagacttgactgatgaaagtactatagAACAAGTTAATAAAATAAAGGCTTAGAAAGatctgatagacttagtttaatattcataagaatggtgattgcaaataatataaagattttattaccgattgcaactagtgcataagaatatttaaaggttattgaagatagatttaaatctgctgataagtcattggttagcacactaatgaaagaactgactacaacTCAATATGAtaacactcgaggaattcaggatcacatcatcaatatggctgataaagctgcaaaacttaaagcaTTGGGCATTGATGctgatgagtctttcctcgtgcagttcattctcaattctcttccttctcaatttggcccattcaagattcactataatacaaataagaataaatgagacttgaatgagttaactagcatgtgtgtttaggaagaattaagattaaagcaagaaagctcatataatgtcatgattgCTACTTAAGGAGCTggcaataagaaaagaaaattgaagtatcatcaatcaaagaaatttatcgggtctggaaatgttaaacagactaatgaaaagaaagcttttatagtaaagtgcttcttttatgataagaaaggacatgtgaagaaggactgCATTAAACGCaaaacttggttcgaaaagaaatgtattaactcaacctttgtatgtttcgaatcaaacattacaggaaGTTTCTTCTAATACTtagtggattgattctggtgcttcaactcatgttatcaataatatgtagggatttctttcaatccggaaaccaaaataacatgaaagattcatcattatggaaaATCATCTTAAAATGAAAGTGATATTAGTGgggacttatcgtctacgcttagagatgagtcatctgatggatcttgttgacacatgttatgttcctATTATTTCtggaaatttagtttctctatctagaattgatgagttaggatagtgTTTCTTTTAGTAATggtaaactcagtatattttatgattcaataaaagttagttCAGGAATTCTATGTAATGGTTTGTAcaaaattaatttggatcttgagtttgtaaAGACATTATTGACCtgcaatcaagtgttggattgaaatgcagtttcaataatgaaagatattctatattgtggcatagacaatTGAGACATATCTCCAAGAAAAGAATTTAAAGATTAGTgaaagataatattttggaacatttagacttcactgttttttatgtttgtatagattgtatTAAggaaaagcaaactaaacatataaaaaaaaaatgctacaagaagtaaagaactctttGAGATTATTCACATTGATATATGTGGActactccatattccttgttttagtggagaaatatattttatcacatttatagatgatctgtccataTACATAAAAAGTttcaagccgttgatactcttgaagtatacataaatgaggtcgaaagagatagaaaagttaaaattgtcaaatCTGAcaagggtggtgaattttatggtagATATGATGGATTTGGTCAGAACATTGGTCCTTTtgttagattcctagaacaacagggtatttgtgctcaatatgcattaccatgtGTGCCATAGCAGAATAGTGTTGCTAAAAGATGAAATTATACacttatggatatggttaggagtatgatgagttattcctctgtacatgagtcgatgtggggtgaagctcttaggacaactatgtacatcttgaacagagTTTTTAGTAAGTCAATTCCATCaattccatttgagttatggactagtaGGAAGCCCAGTTTGAGACATTTATATATTTGGGGATGTCTTGTAgaaataagagtattcaatccacataaaaagaaattggatccaagaactatttctagatattttattggttatccagaaatatccaagggatacaaattttattgccttaatcatagtacgaggatagtAGAATCCGATAAtgtaaaattcctagaaaatgatgaaatcaatgggagtgaaaaatctcgaaggatcaattttgatattgaggagattcaggttaattctctcctatcatctcctattcgagaaattattgttcctaaaatcaatgagagtattaacGAGAGTGagcaataaaataatataaaaaaactctcacatgatgttgatatcgtcgctaatgatcttgtagaacaatcacaattgataGCTTTGAGAAGatttcaaaggaaaaggaaacatgtcatttctgatgattatgtggtatatctataagaatcagattatgatataggaataaaaagagaccccttatcgttttcacaagccataaaaAATAACGAttttgaaaaatggtatgatgcaataaaagaagagttcaaATCAATAGTCTAGAATGGTGTTTGGGAACTTATTAAATtacataataattataaaagagtcggtTATAAATGGATTTTTAAGACAAAAcatgactcaacgggcaatatcgaacgatataaagctagATTTGtgaccaaaggtttttctcaaaaagaaggtatcgactataatgagatattttctctagtttttagaaaggactcgttgagaattgtcatggcattagtagctcattatgatcttgagttacattagatggatgtgaaaataaaatttttgaatGGGGATTTGAatgagaaaatctatatggaacaacctgaaggattcatacaaaagggaaaagaaagttgggcttataaacttaagaaatccatttatgaccttaaacaagcttctagaaaatggtatataaagttttatgatacTATTACTTCCtttggatttaaaaaaaatactattgatcagtgcatatatctgaaggtaagtggaaacaagtttattatattggtcttatatatagatgatattttacttgccagtagtgatcttagtttattacACAAAAccaagatattgttgaatctcggattttgatgataaaatcaattgatgggttaattgatctaatccatattactgagttaagtgtgtaggattaactacaataaccagaaaacacaaagcaagaataccggagtcaagttcgatggacgtttaagagaccaaagaatcgtcggagatgctgccggaaccaaccgagaagaaatcgggaacctgtcggaattttcggaagttcaccgaagagatcgtcggaggttcacggagatcaccgagaaggctcggctactcgttaaagtcatcacaagatcgggagcttgttgggagtccgtcggaagaagttcgttggaaagctcgccggaacaagactctaacattcgcggttgaaaacttgcttaggatgtttttagttatgtagttcacatataattaggattaggattaagagataatcctatatcctggttaggggccaactgggcccaaaattagacttggtttgggctaaatttaaagcccaaccagtgaaccgaagggtttggcggtggcaccgccagactgggcggttgcaccgcctagcacccgagagccaggcggtggcaccgcccagcacccgagagccaagcggtggcaccgcttggctgggcgatggcaccgccagtccactatcaatgtcagacactgacaagcagtggcaccgccactgacaggcggtggcaccaccagcatcgagaaccaaagagaattcaaattttggagcccaaatttgaatcctcttgaggcctataaatatccctcaaatctcaactaagattacaactttttgagcagcaattgattgagagaaaggtcttagaaaagtcttagcaagtcttgttttcaatttgctagagtttcacctccttctttcttgctgaaaatttgtaagagtgtgaactgcttgtaaaaagttgtaagagggatatttgcccttccccttcaagagatttgctagtggaaggtgggagccttatcgaagagggcctcgctgctagttataggtgcccagcaagccaatcatatgagtgatggcactttataactattgcatatgtgcatatatattgtgatgtccttggatttgtgcaatgggaattggatcgtgatgagatcatgataatgagatcgattcacctttaaacacatatcctaaataatcctggtcataggttacttgagagggacatcgtgataaccggacagactggtgtgctgtatacccgtccatatgatggatgcagctggtctcatagctgctcgtgtagggacattagggatacagtacaggtgctcattggagaatgagttcactgattgatccgcttacggaatgctggatggttgatgatgccttattgtcagacaacgattccgtagtcctagtggtgtatctggtccttagacttgagacaccaaggatgtcctgtatgagtgctccactctttgataccagacttataggtttggctgtcccagatctagtacagctggtcattgggagtggtagtcgaccttacgagggctattgagtgtcgatagaggatcatccactctcggcgtcataagaggaatatcccatgtgttcttgctcagacaaatccctggccagggtcattcaggttgagagaaaaagagttctccgggagaatccgattagagcgagactcgagtagaaaccatatgggtctgacagcaccatgctcgatatacggtctctgggatattagatggatgagggactataggtacacggtaattgaggacagacaggtccaatggattggattcccctgtatcgtctagggactacggcgtagtggcctagtacgtccgtagtcgatgagtcaaatgaattattatagagataataattcactgagttagaaggagttctgacaggtatgactcacggccagctcgatattgggcctagagggtcacacacatatggtaggcattgcgatgagtagaggttcggatatgagatatccgacggagcccttgtcttattggatgaagatccaatacccactaggggaggacccattagggtttgacaggggatctctataaataggagggattcaaagcctcataggctagagcctttgcttacctctcctattctcctccccctctccacctcagagtaggcctggagttttgaggagggtcgtcgcaaccctgttgtgtggatcaccgctagagaggaggacgcttgacctccttcaccctctcctaaggatctacaaggaaacagggatatacgatctccctaggtaacacaatctactctatacgcagttttaagtttcgcggattttgcgaaccaatcttcgcatgacgacgaacatctctttgggaatcagggattttgtttttttgttcttccactgcgcatgtgatgtcgcccccaagatttcccaacactcgcaagtggatgtaggtcatttgaccgaaccactttaaaatcgacgtgatctctggtttgcatttcattattgctatttacattactgcataccttcttacgtgctttatttcctcattacctttgctgcacaactttacaaatacgctttcaagttaagcacttccgagttcggtttttatcatatcgaaagattttccaaaatcgaagttttaatccgctacactaattcacccccctctcttagtgcctctccgatcctaacaattggtatcagagcgaggctcactctcatatttggtttgatacccaagagagatggcttactccggcatacatgagggtcattctatcatacgtccacccatgtttaatgggtcagattatacttattggaagactcgtatgaggatcttcctcatttccatggatttcgagctttggactattgtcgaaaacggatttcaaaaatcttctctttcgatgagcgaatggaatgaatcggagaagaatgtttttgctttaaacgtaaaggctatgaatgccttgttttgtgcactaaacaaaaatgaatttaatcgtgtttcaatttgtgattcggcttttgatatttggaaaactcttgaggtcactcatgaaggcactagccgagtgaaagagtccaaaatcaacatccttgtgcactcttacgaactcttccgaatgaaaccaagtgagtccatcggagacatgtacacccggttcatggatgtcatcaatggactcaaagctcttggtaaagattttactaactttgaactagtaactaaaatcttaagattcctccctaaaagttgggatccaaaagttacggccattcaagaggccaaagaccttaaaacattccctcttgaagaacttattgggtctctaataacctacgaaatgacatatcaagctcatgacgagctcgagaaccccc is from Musa acuminata AAA Group cultivar baxijiao chromosome BXJ1-6, Cavendish_Baxijiao_AAA, whole genome shotgun sequence and encodes:
- the LOC135676621 gene encoding probable carboxylesterase 11, translating into MPSVAVKLYSVFFKLLLKHKLQQRLQMEDAASPFGVISRPEESTAPANPSFGPDGVATKDIHIDPLTALSIRIFLPDPALDRVGTKPRQAPDQDRRNSYGGACATPPPDHTRRSSYDGPGSQNGNGAAAAETAATGTYRGYLPSVVDARHRTGRSKKLPIVVQFHGGGFIAGSNTSTANDFFCRRIAKLCDAVVISVGYRLAPESRYPAAFEDGLKVLYWLGKQAKLVECRMSMGTARGLGVGEVRRSQIVDTFGASTVEPWLAAHGDPSRCVLLGVSCGANIADHVARKVVDAGKLAEPVRVVAQVLMCPFFIGCVSTRSEIKLANSYFYDKSSCVLAWKLFLPEDEFSLDHPAANPLVPGRGPPLKCMPPTLTVVAEHDWMRDRAIAYSEELRKVNVDAPVLEYKDAVHEFATLDMLLKTPQAQACTEDIAIWVKKYISIRGHEFSY